A region of Chrysiogenia bacterium DNA encodes the following proteins:
- a CDS encoding iron ABC transporter permease has product MSRRTLITIGGGAALVLVALICATLFGTAELSLGKALAIIGSAVGLPIERTWQTWEQTVVLDVRLPRALLGLFVGAGLSCCGAAMQALFRNPLAEPGVIGVSSGAAVGGVCAIFLGWASLSPWILPLLAFVGALVTTWTIYVVASRRGHVDVGVLLLAGVALAALNGSLVSFLLSLSLADWRISTSILQWTLGGLDSAGWEQLKVLLPISLAGLAVIVAHAREMDLLLMGEVHAYSVGVDVSQVRRRLIVATSAVAGAAVAVAGPIGFVGLVIPHILRLLVGPAHRVLLPASLLIGGAFLVFADLIARTLIRPEEIRLGVITALVGAPFFLFLLIRGRRELSV; this is encoded by the coding sequence ATGAGTCGCAGGACGCTCATCACCATCGGTGGCGGCGCGGCGCTCGTGCTCGTCGCGCTCATCTGCGCGACGCTCTTCGGCACCGCCGAGCTCTCGCTGGGCAAGGCGCTTGCAATCATCGGCAGCGCCGTCGGTCTTCCCATCGAGCGCACCTGGCAGACGTGGGAGCAGACCGTCGTGCTCGACGTTCGCCTGCCGCGCGCGCTTCTGGGGCTCTTCGTGGGCGCGGGGCTCTCATGCTGCGGCGCGGCCATGCAGGCGCTCTTTCGGAATCCGCTGGCTGAGCCCGGCGTGATCGGTGTGTCCTCGGGCGCTGCCGTCGGCGGGGTGTGCGCGATCTTTCTTGGTTGGGCGAGTCTCTCGCCCTGGATCCTGCCGCTGCTGGCCTTTGTCGGGGCGCTCGTTACGACGTGGACCATCTACGTGGTCGCGAGCCGCCGCGGCCATGTCGATGTGGGGGTGCTCCTGCTGGCGGGCGTGGCGCTGGCTGCGCTCAACGGCTCGCTTGTCTCGTTCCTTCTCTCGCTCTCACTGGCCGACTGGCGCATCTCGACTTCGATTCTGCAGTGGACCCTCGGGGGACTCGATAGCGCCGGGTGGGAGCAGCTCAAGGTGCTGCTTCCGATCTCACTGGCGGGGCTCGCCGTCATCGTCGCGCATGCGCGCGAAATGGACCTCCTGCTCATGGGCGAAGTGCATGCCTACTCGGTGGGTGTGGACGTGAGCCAGGTGCGCCGCCGGCTGATTGTGGCGACCTCGGCCGTGGCCGGCGCCGCGGTGGCGGTGGCCGGACCCATCGGGTTCGTGGGGCTCGTCATTCCGCACATTCTGCGCCTGCTCGTTGGCCCCGCGCACCGGGTGCTGCTGCCGGCGAGCCTGCTCATCGGCGGGGCCTTCCTGGTGTTTGCCGACCTGATCGCGCGCACGCTCATCCGGCCAGAAGAGATTCGCCTGGGCGTCATCACCGCGCTGGTGGGCGCGCCGTTCTTCCTGTTCCTTCTCATTCGCGGACGAAGGGAGCTTTCGGTCTGA
- a CDS encoding ABC transporter ATP-binding protein, giving the protein MDALLSFESVNFSYGSEPVLREVSFSVAPGEVVGLVGPNGSGKSTALGLAFALLCPQSGTVAMSGRSVGEFSRREIARQAALVPQDTLSRFSFSVRDVVAMGRNPHLGRFHVEGEHDRAVVQRALEQTEVLRFADRMLDELSGGERQRVMIARALAQEPALLLLDEPTSNLDLAHQLECFELVRDFAKESRGALVAVHDLNLASRYCDRIVMLGEGSVAAQGAPREVLSEENLARYFGIDARVRLEPGVPGVSITPVAPIRGEG; this is encoded by the coding sequence ATGGACGCGCTGCTCTCCTTTGAATCGGTGAATTTCTCCTACGGCAGCGAGCCCGTGCTGCGCGAGGTTTCCTTCAGCGTTGCCCCCGGCGAGGTCGTCGGCCTGGTCGGTCCCAATGGTAGCGGCAAGTCGACGGCGCTGGGGCTGGCCTTCGCGTTGCTCTGCCCGCAGAGCGGCACCGTTGCGATGTCGGGGCGCTCGGTGGGTGAATTCTCGCGCCGCGAGATCGCGCGGCAGGCGGCGCTGGTTCCCCAGGACACACTCTCGCGCTTCTCTTTCAGCGTGCGCGACGTGGTTGCCATGGGCCGCAATCCCCACCTGGGACGCTTTCATGTGGAGGGCGAACACGACCGCGCCGTCGTGCAGCGCGCGCTTGAGCAGACCGAAGTCCTGCGCTTCGCCGACCGGATGCTCGACGAACTCTCGGGCGGCGAGCGCCAGAGAGTGATGATCGCCCGCGCACTTGCGCAGGAACCGGCGCTGCTGCTGCTCGATGAGCCGACCTCGAATCTGGACCTCGCACACCAGCTCGAATGCTTTGAGCTGGTACGGGACTTTGCCAAAGAAAGCCGGGGTGCGCTGGTTGCGGTGCACGACCTCAACCTCGCCTCGCGCTATTGCGATAGAATCGTGATGCTCGGGGAGGGAAGCGTGGCGGCGCAGGGCGCGCCGCGCGAGGTGCTGAGCGAGGAAAACCTCGCGCGGTATTTTGGGATCGACGCGCGCGTGCGCCTGGAACCCGGCGTTCCGGGCGTGAGCATCACGCCGGTCGCGCCCATTCGCGGCGAGGGATGA